One genomic region from Torulaspora delbrueckii CBS 1146 chromosome 4, complete genome encodes:
- the KEX1 gene encoding serine-type carboxypeptidase (similar to Saccharomyces cerevisiae KEX1 (YGL203C); ancestral locus Anc_3.512), which yields MRGSWLQTYIFATVVSANPVLSAVDYYVSPELIPGLSIVEDEELIPEMYAGHIPFAGDRDGEEISYFFWKFSHPRQYSDSLVFWFNGGPGCSSMDGALLESGPFRVDADGSVYLNEGSWHNRADIVYVDQPVGTGFSTSNLESINYDEDLETVTEHFMRFIDSYFQSFPDDLDKELVLAGESYAGQYIPFFADAIMRHNAGLDDDYVKYKLKALLIGNGWVDPSTQSLSYLPFAVEKGLIDQSHPNFPDLLKAHEECQNAINSKGSEEKFSYQECEKIITLLLKYTKDTSSKVDENQVCLNVYDYTLRDSYPSCGMNWPEGLQNVPEFFSKPGVMEALHLDSEKMQRWHECDSKVLEKLSNPKSRPSVNLLPSILESGLDVFLFNGDHDFICNNKGVLDTINNMEWGTHSGFSENSQIYEWYHLDSQTYEEQVAGYVKHDRNLTFISVYNASHMIASDKSLISRGVLDIYMNNVLLEVQDGQNFLLSADDLADLDNDEESEDQDDADDEDTNNEHVDDETDNEDLDEHQSEPKPSDEPPKSFKRFVVVAASCSVIAVIAYFLYFKRFRRKIRAILVDPNHRHDAQNKTVSWADDLEDGLDFDIDQEMGSSGKPTPGSKKKGSYTSVPSNTVDESFELDDF from the coding sequence ATGCGTGGTAGCTGGTTGCAGACCTATATATTTGCTACGGTCGTTTCGGCGAATCCTGTACTCTCTGCTGTGGATTACTATGTGTCGCCAGAGTTAATTCCTGGTTTATCTATTGTAGAGGATGAGGAGCTGATTCCGGAGATGTATGCCGGTCATATACCCTTTGCTGGTGATCGGGATGGCGAAGAAATTAGTTATTTCTTCTGGAAATTTAGCCATCCACGCCAGTACTCCGATTCACTAGTCTTTTGGTTTAATGGTGGCCCCGgatgttcttcaatggacGGAGCTTTGCTCGAGAGTGGTCCTTTCAGAGTGGATGCAGATGGATCAGTTTATTTGAATGAAGGATCTTGGCATAATCGTGCTGATATCGTCTATGTGGACCAACCTGTCGGTACCGGCTTCTCTACCTCGAACCTTGAGTCAATTAattacgatgaagatcttgaaacTGTCACCGAACATTTCATGAGATTTATCGACAGTTATTTCCAGTCGTTCCCAGATGATCTAGACAAGGAACTTGTGCTAGCCGGTGAAAGCTACGCAGGACAGTATATTCCATTCTTTGCAGACGCAATCATGAGACATAATGCTGGACTGGATGACGATTACGTCAAGTATAAATTGAAAGCATTACTTATCGGGAACGGTTGGGTCGATCCGTCAACACAGTCTCTTTCCTATTTACCGTTTGCCGTAGAGAAGGGACTAATAGATCAAAGCCATCCAAACTTCCCCGACTTGTTGAAAGCACACGAAGAGTGCCAAAATGCTATCAATTCAAAGGGCTCGGAGGAGAAATTTTCATACCAAGAATGTGAAAAGATCATTACTCTGCTGCTGAAATACACAAAGGACACTTCTTCGAAGGTTGACGAGAACCAAGTCTGCTTGAACGTCTACGATTACACCTTGAGGGATAGCTACCCTTCTTGTGGTATGAATTGGCCCGAAGGGTTGCAAAATGTTCCTGAGTTCTTCAGTAAGCCAGGTGTAATGGAGGCTCTACACCTTGATTCGGAAAAGATGCAAAGATGGCATGAATGTGACTCGAAAGTGCTTGAAAAGCTATCTAACCCGAAGTCCAGACCATCCGTGAACCTTTTGCCTTCAATATTAGAGTCGGGATTAGAtgttttcctcttcaatggtGACCATGATTTTATTTGTAACAACAAAGGCGTTCTAGATACTATCAACAACATGGAATGGGGCACACACAGCGGATTCAGTGAAAATAGTCAAATTTATGAGTGGTACCACCTGGACTCACAAACATATGAAGAGCAAGTAGCTGGGTATGTTAAGCATGACAGAAATCTCACTTTCATTAGTGTCTACAATGCCTCCCACATGATTGCGAGCGACAAATCATTAATAAGTCGCGGTGTTTTGGACATCTATATGAATAACGTTCTgcttgaagttcaagacGGTCAGAACTTTTTACTCAGTGCAGACGACCTCGCTGACTTAGATAATGATGAGGAATCTGAGGATCAAGATGATGCTGATGACGAGGATACCAATAATGAGCACGTTGATGACGAAACCGACAATGAGGATCTTGATGAGCATCAATCTGAGCCAAAGCCATCAGACGAACCCCCtaagagcttcaaaagatttgttgttgtagcAGCAAGTTGTTCGGTAATTGCTGTCATCGCTTACTTCCtatatttcaagagattcagGCGTAAAATACGGGCCATCCTGGTGGATCCAAATCACAGACATGACGCCCAAAATAAAACTGTCTCCTGGGCCGACGACTTGGAGGACGGTCTAGACTTTgacattgatcaagaaatgggATCGAGCGGGAAGCCAACCCCAGGtagtaagaagaagggatCATACACCAGTGTACCAAGCAACACTGTGGATGAATCGTTCGAGTTGGACGATTTTTAA
- the CHO1 gene encoding CDP-diacylglycerol-serine O-phosphatidyltransferase (similar to Saccharomyces cerevisiae CHO1 (YER026C); ancestral locus Anc_3.513), producing MSELKSRKGQMTQEEEVAREHAQVFTDNDESDGEIGTPSLSRRASSIFSFSAPQLEPPNKNDIEMFTSDKYHFSMIRNLHMADFITMLNGFCGFYSIVSCLRFTLTNKPHYVQRAHFFIFLGMCFDFFDGRVARLRNRSSLMGQELDSLADLVSFGVAPASVAFSIGFQTTVDVLVLSFFVLCGLARLARFNVTVAQLPKDSGGKSKFFEGLPMPTTLALVLGMAILVRKELILDNLPLGVFRENLLFECHPLVFIFFLHGCGMISKSLKIPKP from the coding sequence ATGTCTGAGTTGAAAAGCAGGAAAGGGCAAATGACacaggaggaagaagttgcGCGTGAACATGCACAAGTGTTCACAGATAACGACGAGAGTGACGGTGAAATTGGCACTCCATCGCTAAGTAGAAGAGCATCTAGTATCTTCTCATTCTCAGCACCACAATTGGAACCACCAAACAAGAATGACATTGAGATGTTTACGAGTGACAAATACCACTTTAGCATGATTAGAAATCTGCATATGGCTGATTTTATCACCATGTTGAACGGTTTCTGTGGGTTTTACTCGATTGTAAGCTGCCTGAGGTTTACTTTGACTAACAAGCCCCATTATGTGCAACGTGCGcattttttcatcttccttggGATGTgttttgatttctttgatggtaGAGTGGCTCGTTTGAGGAATAGATCGTCGTTGATGggtcaagaattggattctttggCTGACTTGGTTTCCTTTGGTGTGGCACCAGCATCTGTGGCATTTTCGATTGGATTCCAAACTACAGTTGACGTTCTCGTACTTTCCTTCTTCGTCCTTTGTGGGCTAGCGAGATTGGCAAGATTTAACGTCACTGTGGCACAATTGCCAAAGGATAGTGGTGGTAAGTCCAAGTTTTTCGAAGGTTTGCCCATGCCAACCACATTGGCTTTGGTGCTTGGAATGGCTATCCTCGTGAGAAAGGAATTGATACTTGATAACCTTCCATTAGGTGTTTTCCGTGAGAATTTACTCTTTGAGTGCCATCCTTTAgttttcattttcttcctACATGGTTGTGGAATGATCTCCAAAAGTCTAAAGATTCCAAAGCCATAG
- the POX1 gene encoding acyl-CoA oxidase (similar to Saccharomyces cerevisiae POX1 (YGL205W); ancestral locus Anc_3.514), translated as MTRSSTIKQESPVLNPQRLIAQERAKSKINIDQINTFLESSPDRRELTHRLIDEVVNDPVLKTETSYYDQTKNEQRENTAKKIARLALYMEHDVKTVRKHFKGTDLIKDLQNDKECKLEPLSNKDLFIFDKRLSLVANIDPQLGTRVGVHLGLFGNCIKGNGTDEQIHYWLQERGALFIKGIYGCFAMTELGHGSNVAQLQTRAVYDSDSDTIVINTPDLTATKWWIGGAAHSATHSAVYARLIVSGKDYGVKTFVVPLRDPATFQLLPGISIGDIGAKMGRDGIDNGWIQFRNVVIPREFMLSRFTKIVRARDGCATVKTEPQLDQISGYSALLNGRVNMVMDSFRFGSKFATIATRYAVGRQQFAEKKGQPESQLIDYPLHQYRVLPQLAVAYLISPAAFKLMDVYYSTLDELYQASSPASSTDPNALKVVSQKLKNLFIDSASLKATNTWLVAQLIDELRQTCGGLGYSQYNAFGKGYNDWVVQCTWEGDNSILSLTSAKSILKKFVEAGTKGRFDEKLDSDSFNYLEPSFLMSVLSGQQSAEFEDLKDYTRVWAVALVKILNHTARLIEKTKKVDGVSKLLIMISKFHALHSMLKVYHDKLHSMKDSHVTDPKSKDALWNIYKLFSVYFIDKHAGEFLQFKIFTPDQISKVIQPQLSQLLPEVRKDCIPLTDAFELPDAMLNAPIGYYDGDIYNNYYNEVLKNNPVEPDGAGKPRYHELLTTMLKRGHDFDERLGGAANADILSRLAK; from the coding sequence atGACAAGAAGCTCTACTATTAAACAAGAATCACCTGTGCTGAATCCTCAGAGACTGATTGCGCAGGAGCGGgcaaaatcaaagatcaaTATCGATCAGATCAATACTTTCCTGGAGTCTTCTCCCGATAGGCGTGAATTGACACATCGGTTGATCGATGAGGTTGTGAATGATCCTGTTTTGAAGACAGAGACCAGTTACTATGATCAGACAAAGAATGAACAGAGGGAAAATACAGCAAAGAAGATCGCCAGGTTAGCTCTATATATGGAGCATGATGTGAAGACTGTTAGAAAACACTTCAAGGGCacagatttgatcaaggatCTACAAAATGATAAGGAATGCAAATTGGAGCCTTTATCAAATAAAGATTTATTCATTTTTGATAAAAGATTATCATTGGTGGCTAATATTGACCCACAATTGGGCACGAGGGTCGGTGTACATCTTGGTTTATTTGGGAACTGTATCAAGGGTAATGGTACTGATGAACAGATCCATTATTGGTTGCAAGAGAGAGGTGCGCTCTTTATCAAGGGTATTTATGGTTGTTTTGCCATGACAGAGTTGGGCCACGGATCTAATGTAGCTCAGTTGCAGACTAGAGCTGTCTATGATTCAGACAGTGATACCATTGTGATTAATACTCCAGATCTAACAGCTACGAAGTGGTGGATTGGTGGTGCTGCGCACTCTGCTACGCATTCCGCTGTATATGCCCGTTTGATCGTTAGTGGTAAGGATTATGGTGTAAAGACTTTCGTTGTGCCTTTAAGGGACCCAGCTACTTTTCAGTTGTTACCTGGGATCTCTATTGGTGATATTGGTGCCAAGATGGGGCGTGATGGTATCGACAACGGTTGGATCCAGTTCAGAAATGTTGTGATCCCTAGAGAGTTTATGTTGAGTCGTTTCACAAAGATCGTAAGAGCCAGAGATGGTTGTGCCACTGTGAAGACCGAGCCTCAATTGGATCAAATTTCGGGCTATAGTGCTTTGCTAAACGGTAGAGTCAATATGGTTATGGATTCGTTCAGATTTGGATCCAAGTTTGCTACCATTGCTACTCGTTATGCCGTTGGTAGACAGCAATTTGCCGAAAAGAAGGGCCAGCCAGAGTCACAGCTTATTGATTAtccacttcatcaatacaGAGTATTGCCTCAATTAGCTGTAGCGTACTTGATATCACCCGCGGCCTTCAAATTGATGGATGTTTATTATTCGACCCTGGATGAACTTTATCAAGCTTCTTCTCCAGCAAGTTCCACGGATCCAAATGCGTTGAAAGTGGTTAGTCAAAAATTAAAGAACTTGTTCATCGATAGTGCCAGTTTAAAAGCTACCAATACTTGGTTGGTGGCACAACTGATTGATGAGTTGAGACAGACTTGCGGTGGTTTGGGTTACTCTCAGTACAATGCCTTCGGTAAAGGTTACAATGACTGGGTCGTTCAATGTACTTGGGAAGGTGATAACAGCATTCTATCATTGACATCTGCCAAATCTATCCTCAAGAAATTCGTTGAAGCTGGCACGAAGGGGAGATTTGATGAGAAGTTGGATAgtgattctttcaactATTTGGAGCCTAGCTTCCTGATGTCTGTTCTAAGTGGTCAACAATCTgctgaatttgaagacttgaaGGATTACACCAGGGTTTGGGCAGTAGCTTTGGTCAAAATATTGAATCATACAGCTAGATTAATCGAAAAAACTAAGAAAGTCGATGGTGTCTCCAAATTGTTGATCATGATCTCTAAATTCCATGCATTGCACTCAATGTTAAAAGTTTATCACGATAAATTACACTCCATGAAGGATTCACATGTTACTGACCCAAAATCAAAGGATGCTCTATGGAACATTTACAAATTGTTTTCCGTTTATTTCATTGACAAGCATGCTGGTGAGTTCTTACAGTTCAAGATTTTCACCCCAGACCAAATATCCAAGGTGATCCAGCCTCAATTGTCACAGCTCTTACCCGAGGTCAGAAAGGACTGTATACCATTGACGGATGCCTTTGAACTTCCGGACGCAATGTTGAATGCGCCAATTGGCTACTACGACGGTGATATCTACAACAATTACTACAACGAAGTGCTGAAGAATAATCCAGTCGAGCCCGACGGTGCAGGCAAGCCACGCTATCATGAATTGTTGACCACCATGCTGAAGAGAGGTCacgattttgatgaaaggCTTGGTGGTGCAGCAAATGCTGACATCCTTAGTCGGTTGGCCAAGTAA
- the CHC1 gene encoding clathrin heavy chain (similar to Saccharomyces cerevisiae CHC1 (YGL206C); ancestral locus Anc_3.515) produces the protein MSDLPIEFTELADLTSLGISPQSLDFRSTTFESDHYVTVRETHDGSNSVAIVDLANGNQVTRKNMGGDSAIMHPSQMVISVRANGTIVQIFNLETKSKLKSFTLDEPVLFWKWLDDETLGFVTARSIMTSNVFDGNVAGKPQLLTQRHANLNNTQIINIVANKKKDWFAVVGILQDNGRIAGKIQLYSKQRNISQAIDGHVAMFANILLDGNIAPVQVFVTGNRSVTSSTGELRIIEIDHDSSLPTTYQKKNVEIFFPPDATNDFPIAVQISEKFGVIYLLTKYGFIHLYELETGMNLFVNRITAESVFTATSYDSRNGIACINKKGQVLAVEIATSQIVPYILNKLSNVSLALTVASRGGLPGADDLFQKQFDSLLNQGDYQNAAKIAASSNQLRNQNTINRLKNIQAAPGAISPILLYFSTLLDKGKLNKYETIELAKPVLQQDRKQLFEKWLKEDKLECSEELGDIVKPFDVTLALACYLRSNAHSKVVSCLAELQQFEKILPYCQKVDYQPNFLVLISSLLRSSPDRASEFAISLLQNPDTASQLDIEKIADLFFSQNHIQQGTSLLLDALKGDTPDQGHLQTRVLEVNLLHAPQVADAILGNNIFSHYDKPTIASLSEKAGLYQRALENYTDIKDIKRCIVHTNALPVDWLVAYFGKMNVEQSLACLKALMDNNLQANIQIIVQVATKFSDLIGSSILIKLFEEYKATEGLYYYLASLVNLTDDKDVVYKYIEAAAKMNQFKEIERVVRDNNVYDPERVKNFLKDARLEDQIPLIIVCDRFNFVHELVLYLYKSQNMKFIEAYVQQVNPSRAPQVVGALLDVDCDEKFIKDLLQSVLGQVSINELTNEVEKRNRLKILLPFLEETLAQGVQDQGVYNALAKIYIDSNNAPEKFLRENDQYDTIDVGRYCEKRDPYLAYIAYEKGSNDEDLIRITNDNSMYKYQARYLLKRSDPNLWNMVLAEDNSHRQQLVEAVISVGIPELTDPEPVSLAVQAFMSNGLKLELIELLEKIILEPSAFSDNVALQGLLLLSAIKYEPSKVGSYIEKLENYDADEIAPLCIENGLNEEAFEIYEKHNMHSKALKVLVEDIMSLDRAQNFVEKIDTPELWSQLGTAQLDGLRIPAAIESYIKAEDPFNYENVIEVAEQGGHFEELIPYLTMARKTLKEPKIDGSLILAYAQLGKIHEIENLLSTSNVANLEAVGDKLLENQDYKAAKLCYLSVSNYSKLASTLVYLEDYQAAVDTARKASNIRVWKLVNDACIDKKEFRLAQICGLNLIVHAEELDELVEIYESKGYFEELISLFEAGLGLERAHMGMFTELAILYSKYEPEKTFEHLKLFWSRINIPKVIRAVEQAHLWNELIFLYAHYDEWDNAALTIIEKVTDDLDHAYFKEVIVKVSNLEIYYKAINFYVTEHPSLLVDLLAVLTPRLDIPRTVRIFSKSDNLPLIKPFLINVLPKNNSVVNQAYHDLMIEEEDYKALQSAVDSYDKFDQLGLAARLETHEVIFFKKIAALLYRRNKKWSKALSILKEENLWKDAIETAAISGDAKVVEDLLVYFVENDKKEAFVALLYTAYNLIKYDFVLELSWLHSLGDYTKPYEISVKKEQSDTIEKLL, from the coding sequence ATGAGTGATCTACCGATTGAATTTACTGAGTTGGCTGATCTTACAAGTCTAGGGATTTCCCCTCAATCCTTAGATTTTAGATcaacaacttttgaaagtgatCATTATGTCACCGTTAGAGAAACCCACGACGGATCCAACTCTGTTGCCATTGTCGATCTAGCAAATGGGAATCAAGTGACTAGGAAAAATATGGGTGGTGACTCAGCGATCATGCACCCTTCACAAATGGTTATTTCCGTGAGAGCTAACGGCACTATTGTTCAAATCTTTAACTTGGAAACCAAGTCGAAGTTGAAGTCTTTCACTTTGGATGAACCAGTTTTGTTCTGGAAATGGCTCGATGACGAAACTTTAGGTTTTGTGACGGCAAGGTCCATTATGACTTCTAACGTTTTCGATGGTAACGTTGCAGGCAAACCTCAATTGCTTACTCAAAGACACGCCAATTTGAACAACACTCAAATTATTAATATCGTCGCAAACAAGAAAAAGGATTGGTTCGCCGTCGTAGGTATCCTACAGGATAACGGTCGTATTGCAGGTAAGATTCAATTGTATTCCAAACAGCGTAATATCTCACAGGCTATTGATGGTCATGTTGCGATGTTCGCAAATATTCTACTGGATGGTAACATTGCTCCCGTACAAGTGTTCGTCACCGGTAACAGAAGCGTAACTTCAAGTACAGGTGAATTGAGAAttattgaaattgatcatGACAGTTCCTTACCAACCACATACCAAAAGAAGAACGTCGAGATATTCTTCCCACCAGATGCAACGAACGATTTCCCAATCGCTGTGCAGATCTCAGAGAAATTCGGGGTTATCTATTTGTTGACCAAATATGGTTTCATTCATCTCTATGAACTAGAAACTGGTATGAATCTTTTCGTCAACAGAATCACAGCAGAATCTGTGTTCACAGCTACTTCTTACGACAGCAGAAACGGTATTGCCTGTATTAACAAGAAGGGTCAAGTGCTAGCCGTGGAGATTGCCACTTCTCAAATTGTTCCATATATCTTGAACAAGCTATCCAACGTTTCTTTGGCGTTGACCGTCGCTTCCAGGGGCGGTTTACCTGGTGCAGATGATCTATTCCAAAAACAATTCGATTCTTTGCTAAACCAGGGTGATTATCAAAATGCTGCTAAAattgctgcttcttcaaatcaactAAGAAACCAAAATACCATTAACAGATTAAAGAACATTCAAGCAGCCCCAGGTGCTATCTCCCCAATTCTCTTGTACTTCTCCACTCTTCTGGATAAGGGTAAATTGAACAAGTATGAAACTATCGAACTGGCAAAACCAGTCTTGCAACAGGACAGAAAgcaattgtttgaaaaatggctAAAGGAGGACAAGTTGGAATGTTCTGAAGAATTGGGTGATATCGTTAAACCTTTTGATGTCACTCTAGCTCTTGCCTGTTATCTGAGATCCAATGCACATAGCAAAGTCGTCTCATGCTTGGCAGAATTGcaacaatttgaaaagattttaCCTTACTGTCAGAAAGTTGACTACCAACCAAACTTCTTGGTTCTCATTTCCTCTTTATTAAGGTCTTCTCCCGATAGAGCCTCAGAATTTGCTATATCTCTTTTACAAAACCCTGATACAGCATCCCAATTGGATATCGAAAAAATTGCAGatttattcttttcacAAAACCACATTCAACAAGGTACGTCCTTATTGTTAGATGCCTTGAAGGGGGACACACCAGACCAAGGTCATCTACAGACTAGAGTCCTTGAAGTTAATCTTCTGCATGCACCACAAGTTGCAGATGCAATTTTGGGGAACAACATTTTTTCCCATTATGATAAACCAACAATAGCCTCCCTATCTGAGAAGGCTGGTCTATATCAAAGAGCTCTAGAAAACTACACTGATattaaagatatcaagagaTGCATTGTTCACACTAATGCATTGCCAGTTGACTGGTTGGTAGCTTATTTCGGTAAGATGAACGTTGAACAATCCTTGGCTTGCTTGAAAGCTCTGATGGATAACAATCTTCAAGCCAACATCCAAATTATTGTTCAAGTTGCAACCAAGTTCTCCGATCTAATTGGCTCTTCCATTTTGATTAAGTTGTTTGAAGAGTACAAGGCAACTGAAGGTCTGTACTACTACCTTGCATCTTTGGTCAACTTGACCGATGATAAGGATGTGGTTTACAAGTACATTGAAGCAGCTGCCAAGATGaaccaattcaaagaaattgaaagagtGGTTAGAGACAATAATGTCTATGATCCTGAAAGAGTCAAAAACTTTTTGAAGGATGCTCGTTTGGAAGACCAAATTCCACTAATCATCGTATGCGATCGTTTCAACTTCGTTCACGAACTGGTCTTGTACTTGTACAAGTCTCAGAACATGAAGTTCATCGAGGCCTATGTTCAGCAAGTCAACCCGTCGAGAGCTCCACAGGTTGTGGGTGCTTTGCTAGATGTCGATTGCGATGAAAAGTTCATTAAGGACTTGTTACAATCCGTTTTGGGTCAAGTTTCAATCAACGAATTGACAAATGAAGTCGAAAAGAGAAACAGACTAAAGATTCTATTACctttcttggaagaaaCTTTGGCTCAAGGTGTTCAGGATCAAGGTGTTTACAATGCCTTGGCCAAGATTTACATCGACTCTAACAACGCCCCTGAAAAGTTCTTGAGGGAGAATGATCAATATGACACCATTGACGTTGGTCGTTACTGTGAAAAGAGAGATCCATACTTGGCTTATATTGCTTACGAAAAGGGCTCTaacgatgaagatttgatcagaATAACTAATGACAATAGCATGTACAAGTACCAGGCAAGATACCTATTGAAGCGTTCTGATCCAAACTTGTGGAACATGGTTTTGGCTGAGGATAACAGCCACAGACAACAACTGGTTGAAGCTGTCATATCTGTCGGCATTCCAGAGCTTACTGACCCAGAACCTGTCTCCCTAGCGGTTCAAGCCTTTATGTCGAATGGTTTGAAACTAGAATTGATCGAATTGCTAGAGAAAATTATCTTGGAGCCTTCGGCTTTTAGTGACAATGTCGCTTTACAAGGCCTCCTACTTCTATCGGCAATCAAGTATGAACCATCAAAAGTTGGTTCTTACATCGAAAAGTTGGAAAACTACGATGCTGATGAAATTGCGCCATTGTGTATTGAAAACGGTTTGAATGAGGAAgcctttgaaatttatGAGAAGCATAATATGCATAGCaaggctttgaaggttttAGTTGAGGACATCATGTCTCTAGACAGAGCTCAAAACTTTGTGGAAAAGATCGATACACCTGAACTATGGTCTCAATTAGGTACTGCACAATTGGACGGTTTGCGTATCCCAGCTGCTATTGAATCCTATATCAAAGCAGAAGATCCATTTAACTATGAAAATGTTATCGAGGTCGCTGAACAAGGTGGTCACTTTGAAGAGCTCATTCCATACCTAACGATGGCAAGAAAAACTCTAAAGGAACCTAAGATTGACGGTTCGTTGATTTTAGCTTACGCTCAGTTGGGTAAAATTCACGAAATCGAAAACTTGTTATCGACATCAAACGTTGCCAATCTGGAAGCGGTGGGTGACAAGTTGTTAGAAAATCAAGATTACAAAGCTGCTAAACTCTGCTATTTGAGTGTTTCGAATTATTCCAAACTCGCATCAACTTTGGTGTATCTCGAAGATTACCAGGCTGCCGTCGACACTGCAAGGAAGGCTTCAAACATAAGAGTCTGGAAGCTGGTCAATGACGCCTGTATCGACAAAAAGGAATTCAGATTAGCACAGATTTGTGGTCTAAACTTGATTGTGCACGCTGAGGAGTTGGATgaattggttgaaattTACGAGTCGAAGGGTTACTTTGAGGagttgatttctttattTGAAGCTGGTTTAGGATTAGAAAGGGCTCACATGGGGATGTTTACCGAGCTAGCCATTCTGTACTCCAAGTATGAACCAGAGAAGACTTTTGAGCACTTGAAACTCTTCTGGTCCAGAATCAATATTCCTAAGGTTATTAGAGCCGTTGAACAAGCCCATTTATGGAATGAGCTAATATTTTTGTATGCTCATTACGACGAATGGGATAACGCTGCGTTGACGATTATTGAAAAGGTCACCGATGACTTGGATCACGCTTACTTCAAGGAGGTTATTGTAAAGGTCTCGAACTTGGAAATATACTATAAGGCTATCAACTTTTATGTCACTGAACATCCATCTTTATTAGTTGACTTGCTGGCCGTTTTAACACCTAGATTGGACATACCAAGGACTGTGAgaattttctcaaagtcaGACAACTTGCCATTGATCAAGCCATTTTTAATCAATGTTCTGCCAAAGAACAACTCTGTTGTTAACCAGGCATACCACGATTTGatgattgaagaggaagattaCAAGGCGTTGCAAAGCGCTGTTGATTCCTATGATAAATTCGATCAACTCGGGCTTGCTGCTAGACTGGAAACTCATGAGgttatcttcttcaagaagatcgCGGCTCTATTGTACCGTCGTAACAAGAAATGGTCGAAGGCTTTATCGATcttgaaggaagagaatCTTTGGAAGGACGCCATTGAGACTGCTGCCATCTCTGGTGATGCcaaagttgttgaagatctaCTTGTTTACTTTGTCGAAAACGACAAAAAGGAGGCATTTGTTGCCCTGCTGTACACAGCTTAcaacttgatcaaatatGACTTTGTCTTGGAGCTATCGTGGTTGCATTCCTTGGGTGATTATACGAAACCATATGAAATCTCGGTTAAGAAAGAGCAATCAGACacaattgaaaaactaCTCTAA